One window from the genome of Marinobacter sp. LV10R510-11A encodes:
- a CDS encoding DUF2141 domain-containing protein, translated as MSESTNRKSVLASTVRHPVTLVPMRARFVALLTVLVLANLPAITFAQSSCPGIHVKILDIRNSAGAIACALFKTSEGFPTEFLRSATNIIMTKVQDTEARCDFVDIPPGTYSLAVIHDENMDGKLGTNGIGMPTEGYGFSNGASALMGAPSFEAARFPYDGQNLDLTISLNY; from the coding sequence ATGAGTGAGTCAACTAATCGCAAGTCCGTGTTGGCCTCCACGGTCAGACATCCAGTGACGCTGGTCCCCATGAGGGCTCGGTTTGTAGCATTGTTGACAGTGCTGGTATTGGCGAATCTTCCCGCCATCACCTTTGCGCAATCATCGTGCCCCGGCATTCACGTGAAGATTCTGGACATCAGAAACAGCGCTGGAGCGATAGCTTGCGCGCTTTTCAAAACGTCAGAGGGCTTTCCTACTGAGTTTCTGCGCTCAGCAACCAATATCATAATGACGAAGGTGCAGGATACGGAGGCGCGTTGCGATTTTGTAGACATCCCGCCGGGAACCTATTCCCTTGCCGTCATTCATGATGAAAATATGGACGGCAAGCTTGGCACCAACGGGATAGGGATGCCCACCGAAGGCTACGGTTTTTCAAACGGTGCAAGCGCCTTGATGGGTGCGCCTTCGTTCGAGGCCGCCAGGTTTCCGTACGATGGGCAAAACTTGGACCTGACGATCAGCTTGAATTACTGA
- a CDS encoding fatty acid desaturase → MSTPSASTSEFTTDPRSLRQTLRAYCKPRLARSIAEVLITALPFALIWVLMWLAVSAGYWPVALVLAVPAAGFLVRLFMIQHDCSHRSFFHSRRVNDWVGRIIGVLTLTPHDFWRHSHNLHHANSGNLDRPQIGGLDTLTVREYQALPRRQQWRYRLYRHPLVLFGFGPTYTFLLDYRLPFGFMRAGWMPWISTLGTNAAIAVLATCVIWFVGLGPFLLIQIPITLLATTMGVWLFYVQHQFEATYWEHDEHWNAYDSALQGSSYYVLPGILRWFSANIGVHHVHHLASRIPSYRLPEVLEDYPELKTFNRITLRESIDSIRLALWDEDKRRLVSFREASVG, encoded by the coding sequence ATGAGCACACCATCAGCATCGACCTCCGAGTTCACCACTGACCCCAGATCTCTGAGGCAGACGCTCAGAGCATATTGCAAGCCACGCCTGGCACGCAGTATTGCGGAGGTCCTGATCACCGCACTCCCGTTTGCATTGATCTGGGTTCTGATGTGGCTGGCTGTCAGTGCCGGATACTGGCCCGTGGCGCTGGTGCTGGCCGTCCCTGCTGCGGGATTCCTGGTACGACTGTTCATGATCCAGCATGACTGCAGCCACAGGTCGTTTTTCCATTCGCGGCGCGTCAATGACTGGGTCGGCCGTATCATCGGTGTGCTTACCCTTACCCCTCATGATTTCTGGCGCCACTCCCACAACCTCCACCATGCCAACTCTGGCAACCTGGACCGGCCGCAAATTGGCGGGCTCGACACCCTCACAGTGCGCGAATACCAAGCCCTGCCGCGGAGGCAGCAATGGCGCTATCGCCTCTATCGCCACCCTCTGGTGCTATTCGGTTTCGGACCCACTTACACTTTCCTGCTGGACTACCGGCTGCCTTTCGGATTCATGCGTGCTGGCTGGATGCCCTGGATCAGTACCCTGGGCACCAATGCGGCCATTGCGGTTCTGGCAACGTGCGTAATCTGGTTTGTTGGACTGGGACCCTTCCTGCTGATCCAGATCCCGATCACGCTGCTCGCCACCACCATGGGGGTTTGGCTGTTCTACGTCCAGCATCAGTTCGAGGCCACCTACTGGGAACACGATGAACACTGGAATGCCTATGACTCCGCGCTGCAGGGCAGTTCCTACTATGTACTGCCGGGTATCCTGCGCTGGTTCAGCGCCAACATCGGCGTGCACCATGTCCACCATCTAGCTAGCCGAATCCCTTCCTACCGCCTGCCCGAGGTGTTGGAGGACTACCCGGAACTTAAAACATTCAACCGGATCACGCTGCGCGAAAGCATCGATTCAATACGCCTGGCGCTCTGGGACGAGGACAAAAGGCGGCTGGTTTCCTTCAGGGAGGCGAGCGTCGGATAA
- a CDS encoding NAD(P)/FAD-dependent oxidoreductase: MDHYDIIVIGGGPAGSTLAWSLEKSGKRVLIIDKQDFPRDKTCAGWVTPAVMDTLEIDQDDYARGRTLQPISAFRIGMMGQAPVDNDHGETVSYGIRRCEFDAYLLDRVSASKQLNTPVKSIEQKGRNWVINDTFEAPLLIGAGGHFCPVAKKLGQGPGSHETVVAAKEIEFEMTPAQASACQARGDTPELWFCRDLKGYAWVFRKGNFLNIGLGREDNHKLTDHLNDFVDDMKAQGRIPADLPGRFKGHAYLLYAHAERPLVDDGIMLIGDAAGLAYTQSGEGIRPAIESALIAADVIRQVSDVSARNLQRYGEAISERFGTRALNDQSSWQMPDWVKLPLASGLMRSQWFTRKVVTEKWFLHQQVPPLESAL; this comes from the coding sequence ATGGATCACTATGACATCATCGTTATTGGCGGCGGCCCTGCCGGGTCGACCCTGGCCTGGTCGCTGGAAAAAAGCGGTAAACGGGTGCTGATTATCGACAAGCAGGATTTTCCACGAGATAAAACCTGCGCTGGCTGGGTGACGCCGGCCGTGATGGATACGCTGGAAATCGATCAGGACGATTACGCCCGAGGGCGAACCTTACAGCCCATCAGTGCTTTCCGAATCGGTATGATGGGTCAGGCTCCTGTCGACAACGATCATGGTGAAACGGTCAGTTACGGTATTCGCCGCTGTGAGTTCGATGCCTATCTGTTGGACCGGGTGAGCGCCAGCAAGCAGTTGAACACTCCGGTTAAATCCATCGAGCAGAAAGGCCGCAACTGGGTGATCAACGACACCTTTGAAGCCCCACTATTGATTGGAGCGGGCGGTCATTTCTGTCCCGTCGCCAAAAAACTGGGGCAAGGCCCCGGCAGCCATGAAACCGTGGTAGCCGCAAAAGAAATCGAGTTCGAAATGACCCCCGCCCAGGCCAGCGCCTGCCAGGCCCGGGGTGATACACCGGAACTCTGGTTCTGCCGTGACCTGAAAGGCTATGCCTGGGTATTCCGCAAGGGTAACTTCCTGAATATCGGCCTTGGTCGTGAGGACAACCACAAGCTGACGGATCATCTCAATGACTTTGTTGACGACATGAAAGCCCAGGGTCGCATTCCCGCTGACCTCCCAGGGCGGTTCAAGGGTCATGCCTATCTGTTGTACGCGCACGCAGAGCGGCCATTGGTAGATGACGGCATAATGTTGATTGGCGATGCCGCTGGCCTCGCGTATACCCAAAGTGGCGAAGGTATTCGTCCCGCCATTGAATCGGCCTTAATAGCCGCAGACGTTATCCGGCAAGTGTCTGATGTATCAGCCCGCAATCTGCAGCGATACGGCGAGGCGATTTCCGAGCGCTTTGGCACCCGCGCACTGAACGATCAATCCAGCTGGCAAATGCCAGACTGGGTAAAGCTGCCCCTGGCCAGCGGCCTGATGCGGTCCCAGTGGTTTACACGCAAAGTGGTGACCGAAAAGTGGTTTTTGCACCAGCAAGTACCGCCGCTGGAGTCTGCACTGTAG
- a CDS encoding SAM-dependent methyltransferase, with product MSQSTRKADTLQDQPTNRPHKLSIAAVEESTDRKPHSYERWLIAKFLRMAGNPPVRFQLWNDEIIESDLSAASFTLRLADPKALYQLVSNPNLAFGDLYSSGRLEVEGDLSDLMTALYRAVHKAREKWPKWLEAVWRNHNPRSTSVSDARENIHHHYDLGNEFYKLWLDHAEMQYTCGYYESPDLSLEQAQLAKLEHVCRKLRLQPGQTVVEAGCGWGGLARYMARQYGVKVHAYNISREQLAFARAEAEKQGLSHLIEYIEDDYRNIEGQYDAFVSIGMLEHVGKDHYSEMARVIRRSLKPEGMALLHSIGRNRPMLMNAWIEKRIFPGAYPPSIGEFMSICESGDFSVLDVENLRLHYVATLEHWMERFESVQDQVTELYDAHFTRAWHMYLAGSTAAFRAGSLQLFQVVFTHGDNNNLLPTRKHLYSTSAAPES from the coding sequence ATGAGCCAGAGCACCAGGAAGGCAGACACCCTGCAGGACCAGCCGACTAACCGGCCCCATAAGTTATCCATAGCGGCTGTAGAGGAAAGCACGGATCGCAAGCCCCACAGTTACGAACGCTGGTTAATTGCAAAGTTTTTGAGAATGGCAGGCAATCCGCCCGTTCGATTTCAGCTATGGAATGACGAAATCATTGAATCAGACCTCAGCGCCGCCAGCTTCACTCTCCGGCTGGCCGATCCCAAAGCCCTCTATCAATTGGTCAGTAATCCCAACCTGGCATTTGGTGATCTATACAGCTCCGGACGTTTAGAAGTCGAGGGGGATCTGTCAGACCTGATGACGGCGCTATACCGGGCCGTGCACAAAGCCAGGGAGAAGTGGCCAAAATGGCTTGAAGCTGTCTGGCGCAACCATAACCCCCGCTCTACCAGCGTTTCAGATGCCAGGGAAAACATTCACCACCATTACGACCTGGGCAACGAATTCTATAAGCTCTGGCTCGACCACGCCGAAATGCAGTACACCTGTGGCTACTACGAAAGCCCGGACCTGTCCCTGGAGCAGGCACAGCTGGCAAAGCTGGAACACGTTTGCCGGAAATTGCGGCTCCAACCCGGCCAGACCGTGGTCGAGGCTGGCTGTGGATGGGGCGGCCTGGCACGGTATATGGCCCGCCAATACGGTGTGAAAGTCCACGCCTACAACATCTCCCGGGAGCAATTGGCCTTTGCGCGCGCGGAGGCTGAAAAACAGGGCCTGAGCCATCTGATCGAATACATTGAGGACGATTACCGTAATATCGAGGGCCAGTACGACGCGTTTGTTTCTATCGGCATGCTGGAGCATGTGGGCAAGGACCATTACAGCGAGATGGCCCGGGTGATTCGTCGTTCCCTTAAACCAGAGGGTATGGCGCTGCTGCACAGTATCGGTCGAAACCGCCCGATGTTGATGAACGCCTGGATTGAGAAGCGTATTTTCCCCGGCGCCTACCCACCCAGCATCGGCGAGTTCATGAGCATTTGTGAGAGCGGCGATTTCTCGGTGCTGGACGTGGAGAACCTGCGGTTGCACTACGTCGCCACCCTGGAGCACTGGATGGAACGATTTGAAAGTGTCCAGGACCAGGTCACCGAACTGTATGACGCGCATTTCACCAGGGCGTGGCACATGTATCTGGCGGGTTCTACTGCGGCCTTCCGGGCGGGCTCCCTGCAACTGTTCCAGGTTGTGTTTACTCACGGGGATAACAACAACCTGCTCCCGACCCGCAAACACCTCTACAGCACTTCCGCTGCGCCGGAGTCCTAG